In the Ostrinia nubilalis chromosome 15, ilOstNubi1.1, whole genome shotgun sequence genome, one interval contains:
- the LOC135078536 gene encoding SET and MYND domain-containing protein 4-like produces the protein MWRSPAFFQEILNQQGLVGKLYDAIEKDDLSDAVIIAMDILKKTNNMPPLVKEAKCKLKSNSHRQQGNKAFKSNKFQNALEWYNKALMYAPKGSEELVLGYSNRSALLSKCKMFQACLKDVSTCFELGYPPQISDKLANRRSEATKNVWIERMAMEMRFCEFSEDYLEFRERRNPQITCASIDVGIIKESHVPKVVAVRDVKVGKLIAIEKAFTSQLDRKLLYSACYYCHKMSLNLIPCEGCTKALFCSADCRRTCMEEYHSFECPIIEIFDEISSIPVSKLAVITAIKLRKKFKSWEEFNEATKTVGLKRMKKSEINEIFNSENKFSLLNFKDDAIFTYGMIYNATFGCAIVVHYLNMAKSFFPTRATEKAAAVCGFSRLLMYYAVHLIQTQISSTVSVMAHGKTEFCEVANFGVFPFTGKLKGACNPNVLVVGLNKEVALITIQPLKQGTELTIAYLGHWLDNNIENGSRLRNMFTLYNTVCACAVCNGDWKLLRNRARPTETHLRAFRKLNVSEAIENYCSSDIEHIYPKCCRALAFLHDLPFSNQYIDVYKLFRKCLLDIQDQYSSNIMLDGTND, from the exons ATGTGGCGTTCACCAGCTTTTTTTCAAGAGATTCTCAACCAACAAGGGTTAGTTGGCAAATTATATGATGCCATTGAAAAGGACGATTTGTCAGACGCAGTTATTATTGCAATGGACATTCTaaagaaaacaaataatatgCCACCTTTGGTAAAAGAGGCAAAATGTAAACTTAAGTCCAATTCCCATCGCCAGCAAGGGAATAAAGCATTTAAAAGTAACAAGTTTCAGAATGCTTTGGAGTGGTACAATAAGGCCTTGATGTATGCGCCTAAAGGTTCCGAAGAGTTGGTGCTGGGTTATAGCAACAGATCGGCTCTGTTGAGCAAGTGTAAGATGTTTCAGGCCTGCCTCAAAGATGTGAGCACCTGTTTTGAATTGGGATATCCGCCCCAGATCAGCGATAAGTTGGCGAATAGGCGAAGTGAAGCTACAAAAAACGTGTGGATTGAAAGAATGGCTATGGAGATGAG ATTCTGTGAATTTTCCGAGGACTATCTGGAGTTTAGGGAAAGAAGAAATCCCCAAATAACATGTGCTAGCATTGATGTGGGTATCATTAAAGAGTCTCATGTGCCCAAAGTTGTGGCTGTTAGAGATGTGAAAGTTGGTAAACTTATTGCAATTGAGAAAGCATTCACTAGTCAGCTGGACCGTAAATTGTTATATTCAGCATGCTATTATTGCCACAAAATGAGTTTAAACCTCATTCCCTGTGAAGGTTGCACCAAAGCCTTGTTTTGTAGCGCAGACTGTAGGCGTACCTGCATGGAGGAGTACCACTCCTTTGAATGCCCCATAATTGAAATTTTTGATGAAATATCATCAATTCCGGTGAGTAAATTAGCCGTTATTACTGCTATAAAACTGAGGAAGAAATTCAAATCTTGGGAAGAGTTTAATGAGGCCACAAAGACTGTTGGCTTGAAGCGCATGAAGAAGAgcgaaataaatgaaattttcaACAGTGAGAACAAGTTTTCGTTATTGAACTTCAAGGATGATGCTATCTTTACGTATGGGATGATCTATAATGCAACGTTTGGTTGCGCCATAGTGGTGCATTACCTGAATATGGCAAAGTCTTTTTTCCCAACGCGTGCGACTGAGAAGGCTGCAGCAGTCTGTGGATTTAGCCGACTGCTGATGTATTATGCTGTGCACCTAATACAAACTCAAATATCGTCTACGGTATCTGTGATGGCGCATGGGAAGACAGAGTTTTGTGAAGTGGCTAACTTTGGGGTGTTTCCATTCACCGGGAAGCTGAAAGGAGCCTGCAACCCAAACGTGCTAGTTGTTGGCTTGAACAAAGAAGTAGCGCTGATCACCATACAACCTCTTAAACAAGGGACAGAATTAACCATTGCATATTT AGGTCACTGGTTGGACAACAACATAGAAAACGGCTCACGACTGCGCAATATGTTTACTTTATACAACACAGTGTGCGCTTGTGCTGTGTGCAACGGTGACTGGAAGTTACTACGCAACAGGGCAAGGCCCACGGAGACCCACCTGCGAGCTTTCAGAAAACTCAACGTGAGCGAGGCCATAGAAAACTACTGCTCATCTGACATAGAACACATATACCCTAAATGTTGCCGAGCACTAGCCTTCCTGCACGACTTGCCGTTCTCAAACCAATACATTGATGTATACAAGCTGTTCAGGAAATGCCTCTTAGATATTCAAGATCAGTACTCATCTAATATCATGTTAGATGGCACCAATGATTAG